The Chthoniobacterales bacterium nucleotide sequence GTCGAGAAGCGAAAAGGAGGCAGAACGCGGCTGGATGGAATCAGCCAGGTGCTGCCGGAGGGCCTGGTACCACCAATAGTGGTCCTCAAACCCGTGCATGATGTCATGTTCTTCCGGCGACATTCGATCTCCTTAGCGTCTTTCGCCGGACGAGTCATCCGCGAGCTGGAATAATCTCGGCTGGTCGGCGTCGACCGCCCAAAACGAAAGCCGGGCTCCCGGAGGCACCGCGCCCTTGGGAAAGGTCGCGCTCCAGCCGGACCAAAGCTGTTCCATGGTGCGAAAACGTTTCACCATGTCCGGCCGCATTTCGAAAGAGTTGGAGAGCGCGAACAGGATCCAGTCTTGATCCGGCGAGGTCTGATACGCAATCGCCACGCAATCGGCCGGGCGACCCTGTCCATTGAGCACAGCCCAGCCGGTCGCCCGGACGAGGTCGCCGTTGGCGTCAATCTTCTCGCAGGACCCGGAGGCAGGCTTGCCTCCAGCGGTCTCGTGCGGCAGATCGCCCAGATGGTTTGTGCGCACGAGCGGTGGGCGAAGCAGGCGCAGCCGATCCAAAGCCTCGCTTCTTTCCTTCACGGGCCGCGAATCACCAGGATAAGTCGTTTTCTTGATCTGCTCGGAGGTATCGATCACGGGCAGGAAAAGAACCGCCGCTCGCGCCAGCCTATCCTTGGCCGACCACGCCCGGAAAAAAAAGCGGGTGTTGCTGGCGCAAGCCGCGAATGGCACGAGGTAGGCGACGATTAGTAAGGCGCAGGCGGCGAGCAGCGACGAACGCAGCCTGGTCGGATAATATTTCCTCGCCAGTTCGCGGCCAATAATCGCGGTGAGGGCGATGACCGCGATCGTGAGATAGATCGAAAAGGTGACGTAGCGGGACGCCAGCGCGTAAGACGGACCGAATGCCACTCGCCCGAGCGCGGCCAAGACGGCGCTTCCGAGGGAATGGCAACCGACGGCGAACCAGGGAATTGTCTGCGCGATCAGCGTTCGGTCCCGAATTCGACGAGCGCAATAAATCAGCGCCGCAAAAAAGAGGACGAGTTGAACCGCGCCGAAAATGGTGGCGGCCAGGTCAGGCGATTTTTTTAGCGAGTAGGCCAGCCCGCCGCCGAGAAATTCCTGGATGAATTGAATGTAGGTGAGCGGCGATACATGAGGCGCGAAGTCCGGATGATAGGATGGTTTTTCGTATCCCCACAGATACGCCGTGGCGCACAGAGCACAGACGGCTACCCAGGCCGAAAGCCAGGAGCGCCAGCGGGGAACGGAGCGGGAGGCGAGAAGAGCGGGAAACGTAAGGCCCCAGGCAAGCAACCCGTTCGCGAGAGTGAAGCTGCTCGCGGTCGCCAACCCTGCGCAGATAACGAATTTCCAGAAGGTCGGAAGATTCGTCCCGATTACGACCAAACCGGTCACAAGCAGAAGCCCGAGGAGAAAGGAAGGAAATCCCGAAGCGAAAATCCAAAGCTCGAACTGAGCGGTCGAAAAAACCGTGATGATGACCAGCCAGAAACAAAGAGCAAGCGCGGCGAGATTGAGCCCGGAACGGCGCAGCAAAACAAAAATGCCCGCGACCGTCAGCCAGCAGGAGATAACCGAGAGCCACATCAGATCGCGCACATCCCACCGGCTGCCGGCCAGGAGAATGAAGAGGAGTTTGGGAAGGACCGTTCGGGCCTCCTGTTGTTGCTCAAAGACTTGGGCAAACGTCAACTGCCCGGTATGCGCGTTGACGATCAACGGCCCCATTTCCCAATCATCGAGCGTCGGGACGTTGACGGCGTATTGGCAGACGAGACAGCTCAAGTGGATCATCGGAACCAGGGCGACGATCCAAATCAGGATCAAGGCCCCGGCTCGATGGCGACCGGCGAGGGCCGACAGCCTCTGGCCGAAGGCCGCGACCCGCGGCCAGAGATCGCGGAGAACCTGGGGAAAGATCAATCTCAAGGTCGCCGCCGCCAGAACGAGCAACAACAGCGAATTGCGCAAACCGTGACTCACCGGCCCGACCCTAGGGGTTCACCCATCCCGGTCAATGATTTCCGCCAAAGCCTACAAGCGCGGCTGGCCCCTCGATGATCCGACCAAGCTCGTGGAAAAATTGATCCGGGTGCCAGGCCCCAAGAGCAAGGGACTCCAGGCGCTTATGAACTACATCAACGGCCAGCAGGGACCATCAACGATGCATCGAGGATCATCCAGGAATGCACCGAAGCCAAAAGTTGAGTCGTTCGTCAAGAACCCTGCGTGAGCACAAGAGAATGATCGAGCCAGAATCCTGATCGAGGTAACCGTCGGCACCACGATTCTCTGGCCGCTGATCGACTCGGCGGAGGCGGACAAGATTCTCCGGCTCACAAATGAGCCATGGCTGAGTAAGCCAACTAAGCAGCGAAACATTGCAATCACGCCCGGCCAAGGTGATGACTGGCTAATGCACCCAGGATCGAACCTCCCTGAGACATTTAGTCGTGTTCGCAAGTCGATTGTCGCCTTTGCTACGGCTTGGGCGACGATTGCAGAGGGTGAGAACCCTCCACTATTGCCGAAAATCATCGGCACTGGTTTTATCGTTGACGAACGCGGAATTGTAATCACAAACCGTCACGTCGTTGAGGCGCTAGATAAGCTGCCCAGGATGAAGGACTGTCTAACGAGATTCGCGATGGTCTTTACTGAGATTACCTCAGTCGGGACTCAACAAACAATGGCAGCGGGGATTGTACCACTGAAAAGACGATTCGTCGCTACAACCGTCGAGACGCCCCACACATACTATGGCGAACTAGCCGCTGATCTGGCTATCATTCAACTAGCGGTTCGCGATGTGCCCGCGCTCCATGTAGCTAATGATGAATGGCGCATTCGAGCGGGAATGCCGATCGCAACGGCGGGATTTCCACTCGGCACAGATCCATTAGCAATTTTCGGCAACGTCAATCAAGTCACACCTACTCTGAGGCATGGAATTGTTAGCGGCGTGTTTCCATTCGAGGTCCCTCACGCGCACGGTTTCACAATCGATATAATGAGCCAAGGAGGTGCGAGTGGCTCTCCTGTATTTGATCCCGAGAACGGTGACGTGCTCGGCGTCATTCACGCTGGCTTTCCCGGCACCAATATTTCGATAGCCGTTCCCGGATGGTTGGTGTCCCAAGCGGTTGATCAGCTATTGCAAAAACAGCAGTGGGATTTCAGCAATACTCAGACATTGACGGATTACACGAAAGGCGACTCCAAGCCTGACAACATGACTTGGGAGCACGTTGCCACATTCCGATCTGACGCCAAATAGACCTTGTAGCCGAACTACGCCGCCCGCAGTCCGGCATGATCAAAAGGGAGCGTCTTGAGGAAGTCCGCGATCCGAGTCACCTCTTTGTCCGTAAGATCAGCTGGTAGCTCTAATCCTATCTCCAAGTCCGCCCGCAATCGAAACTTGTGGTTGATCATCGTGGGCAGAGGCGGGGCCGGGTCGTCGTTTTGGCCCGAGGCAACTTTTGCCATCTTAATCGACGAAGCATGGAAATCGAATCGTGAATCATGTCCTTTTCGTCCAGCCCAAAACCAACCGCGTTGACCACCTTGAAGTGACTGGAGCATTCTGATCACGTCCGCGCGCCGCACCGCGATTCCGGCTTTGCCCATTCGATTACATAGGTCAGTAACCGAAACCGATCGGTCGTCCTTCGGCTGCGAAGCGAAAAAATCTATAAGGGTGCGCAATAGAGGGTCACTTTTGTATTTGGTTCGCAGGTCTGCCTCGTCGATTTCTTTATCAAAGTAATTTTTCATGGCAGTATGGTTTAACCTTTTCGCTGCAAAGGTCAATCAAAACATTACAAAGATTTCACCTCGCACGGAAACCGAACTCTCTGATGGGTATTGCGCATCGTCTGTCCGGACGATTAATCTTCGGTCACGGTGTAGCCGGGGCCGTGGGTTTTATCCACCCATTCACGCCACTGTTTATCAATGTCCTTTTCGGTCTGCGCGTGAAAGACCTTGTGACTGAAGTCCATTGTGGTCGGGTGCCCCGGCTCCCGCTCACTTCGTA carries:
- a CDS encoding serine protease, with protein sequence MHPGSNLPETFSRVRKSIVAFATAWATIAEGENPPLLPKIIGTGFIVDERGIVITNRHVVEALDKLPRMKDCLTRFAMVFTEITSVGTQQTMAAGIVPLKRRFVATTVETPHTYYGELAADLAIIQLAVRDVPALHVANDEWRIRAGMPIATAGFPLGTDPLAIFGNVNQVTPTLRHGIVSGVFPFEVPHAHGFTIDIMSQGGASGSPVFDPENGDVLGVIHAGFPGTNISIAVPGWLVSQAVDQLLQKQQWDFSNTQTLTDYTKGDSKPDNMTWEHVATFRSDAK